In Bradyrhizobium sp. G127, one genomic interval encodes:
- a CDS encoding SDR family oxidoreductase, giving the protein MTQPLSSRIALVTGASRGIGYATARALARAGAHIVAVARTQGGLEELDDAIRTDGGTATLVPLDMTDMDGIARLGAALHERHGKLDILVGNAGVSGTSSPLGHTDPKYWDKVMAVNATANFQLIRCMEPLLQKSDAGRAVFITSGAAHKAIAYMGPYAASKAALDALVRVWANETATTNIRANLFSPGPIRTRMRATVMPGEDPMILDTPEQVAEFIVPMCAPSFTESGKCFDYPSKTLMSFRTPA; this is encoded by the coding sequence ATGACCCAACCCCTCTCCTCCCGCATCGCTCTCGTCACCGGCGCATCGCGCGGCATCGGCTACGCCACGGCGCGCGCGCTGGCGCGGGCCGGTGCGCATATCGTTGCCGTGGCGCGGACACAGGGCGGCCTCGAAGAACTCGACGACGCCATTCGCACCGACGGCGGGACCGCGACTCTCGTGCCGCTCGATATGACAGACATGGACGGCATCGCCCGGCTGGGCGCGGCGCTGCATGAACGCCACGGCAAGCTCGACATTCTCGTCGGCAACGCCGGCGTATCCGGAACCTCATCACCGCTCGGTCATACCGATCCGAAATACTGGGACAAGGTGATGGCGGTGAATGCCACCGCAAACTTCCAGCTGATCCGCTGCATGGAGCCGCTGCTGCAAAAGTCCGACGCCGGACGCGCGGTGTTCATCACATCTGGCGCGGCCCACAAGGCCATTGCCTATATGGGACCTTACGCTGCGTCGAAGGCGGCGCTCGATGCGTTGGTGCGGGTCTGGGCCAACGAGACCGCCACCACAAATATCCGCGCCAATCTGTTCAGCCCCGGACCGATCCGCACCCGCATGCGCGCCACCGTGATGCCGGGCGAAGATCCGATGATTCTCGATACGCCCGAACAAGTCGCGGAATTCATCGTGCCGATGTGCGCGCCCTCCTTCACCGAGAGCGGAAAGTGTTTCGACTATCCATCGAAAACGCTGATGAGCTTCCGCACGCCTGCGTAG